The following proteins come from a genomic window of Eulemur rufifrons isolate Redbay chromosome 24, OSU_ERuf_1, whole genome shotgun sequence:
- the IRGC gene encoding interferon-inducible GTPase 5: MATSKLPSVPREEETTILMAKEELEALRTAFESGDIPQAASRLRELLASSESTGLEVGVTGESGAGKSSLINALRGLGAEDPGAALTGVVETTMQPSPYPHPQFPDVTLWDLPGAGSPGCPAEKYLKQVDFSRYDFFLLVSPRRCGAVESRLASEILRQGKKFYFVRTKVDEDLAATRTQRPSGYSELTVLQEIRDHCAERLRAAGVADPRIFLVSNLLPTRYDFPLLVSTWEHDLPAHRRHAGLLSLPDISLEALQKKKDMLQEQVLKTALVSGVIQALPVPGLAAAYDDALLVRSLRGYHRSFGLDDDSLAKLAEQVGKQAGDLRSVIRSPLANEVSPETVLRLYSQSSYGAMRVARAFEKGIPVFGTLVAGGISFGTVYTMLQGCLNEMAEDAQRVRIKALEEDESQTDVTLEAAGDNGVEKRGSGEGGSEEAPVSVRRKLGLLLKYILESWKKRDLEEK; encoded by the coding sequence ATGGCTACTTCGAAGTTGCCGTCGGTGCCTAGGGAGGAGGAGACCACCATCCTTATGGCCAAGGAAGAGCTGGAGGCCCTTCGCACGGCCTTTGAGTCGGGCGACATCCCCCAGGCCGCCTCTCGCCTGCGGGAGCTGCTGGCCTCCTCCGAGAGCACCGGCCTGGAGGTAGGTGTCACCGGCGAGTCGGGCGCCGGCAAGTCGTCCCTCATCAACGCCCTGCGTGGCCTGGGGGCCGAGGACCCCGGTGCGGCTCTCACTGGCGTCGTGGAGACCACAATGCAGCCCTCGCCCTACCCGCACCCGCAGTTTCCTGACGTGACCCTGTGGGACCTGCCGGGGGCCGGCTCTCCGGGCTGCCCGGCTGAAAAGTACCTGAAGCAGGTGGACTTTAGCCGCTATGACTTCTTCCTGCTGGTGTCCCCGCGCCGATGCGGGGCCGTCGAGAGCCGCCTGGCCTCGGAGATCCTGCGCCAGGGCAAGAAGTTCTACTTTGTGCGCACCAAGGTGGACGAGGACCTGGCGGCCACGCGGACCCAGCGGCCCTCGGGCTACAGCGAGCTCACCGTCCTGCAGGAGATCCGAGACCACTGTGCAGAGCGGCTGCGGGCGGCTGGCGTGGCCGACCCCCGCATCTTCCTCGTGTCCAACCTCCTGCCCACCCGCTACGACTTTCCCTTGCTCGTGTCCACCTGGGAGCACGACCTGCCCGCCCACCGGCGCCACGCGGGCCTGCTGTCGCTGCCTGACATCTCGCTGGAGGCCCTGCAGAAGAAGAAGGACATGCTCCAGGAGCAAGTGCTCAAGACGGCCCTGGTGTCCGGCGTCATCCAGGCCCTGCCTGTGCCCGGGCTGGCGGCAGCCTACGATGACGCCCTGCTGGTCCGGTCGCTGCGCGGCTACCACCGCAGCTTCGGCCTGGACGATGACTCGCTGGCCAAGCTGGCCGAGCAGGTGGGCAAACAGGCAGGCGACCTGCGCTCGGTCATCCGCTCCCCACTGGCCAACGAGGTCTCGCCTGAGACCGTCCTGCGGCTCTACTCGCAGTCGTCCTACGGCGCCATGCGGGTGGCCCGTGCCTTTGAGAAAGGCATCCCTGTGTTTGGCACGCTGGTGGCTGGTGGCATCAGCTTCGGCACCGTCTACACCATGCTCCAGGGCTGCCTCAATGAGATGGCCGAGGACGCCCAGCGCGTCCGCATCAAGGCCCTGGAGGAGGACGAGTCCCAGACAGATGTCACCTTGGAGGCTGCTGGTGACAATGGGGTGGAAAAACGGGggtctggggagggaggcagcgaGGAAGCCCCAGTGTCAGTCCGCAGGAAGCTCGGCCTCCTCCTCAAGTACATTCTCGAAAGCTGGAAGAAGCGAGActtagaagagaaataa